One part of the Entelurus aequoreus isolate RoL-2023_Sb linkage group LG05, RoL_Eaeq_v1.1, whole genome shotgun sequence genome encodes these proteins:
- the LOC133650071 gene encoding leucine-rich repeat-containing protein 14B-like translates to MKSLRFLASEALVVSVVEAEAEVEESVRTLSVSVYPQVFKASYLHEQARLLRALVRTWPLAELHLQRLLGKTADCHTDLTSRTCHTCLEAIFTGLQDYVLSPPTTYGKVLRLVDLTALKDVEHQACPCGTTMGRWARTQLLARVCQETAVAMQACEVSACAWDMSIEVRLNGLVTGRSYEQVSQALLLHRLCPLKMHFLGFRADSLAPRQFFYVLRLARPELFTSLEVVHNVPLEAAHLEVLLSRVEFPRLRSLALPAGALDVRRLGSDEDDLLATLGRLLARLTRLTRLSLGFSVLTGHIRRLLSPLSTALESLELSNCCLSRVDMTYLSNSLHSENLVHLDLSGHQVTAALAAPFHKLLGRCSSTLATLVLEECGVEDAHVDALVGALSRCRALEELKLLGNPLTSWGLRGIFSALSADFPKLRYVEIPVPRECYPEDAAYPLDDAVLLRYDRALFGEVREQLLGVLAGAGRGSVEVCTPLMGVYDADLKETSNELGVSMLKSFHAVVENFLDTVTEVDERRSQKN, encoded by the exons ATGAAGTCTCTCCGCTTCCTGGCGTCGGAGGCGTTGGTGGTGAGCGTGGTGGAGGCGGAGGCGGAGGTGGAGGAGAGTGTGAGGACATTGTCGGTGAGTGTGTACCCGCAGGTGTTCAAGGCGTCTTACCTGCACGAGCAGGCGCGCCTGCTGAGGGCTTTGGTGCGCACCTGGCCGCTGGCGGAGCTGCACCTGCAAAGGCTGCTGGGAAAGACGGCCGACTGTCACACCGACCTGACCTCACGCACCTGTCACACCTGCCTGGAGGCCATCTTCACTGGACTACAG GACTACGTGTTGTCCCCGCCTACCACATACGGCAAAGTCCTGCGCCTGGTGGACCTGACGGCCCTGAAAGACGTGGAGCACCAGGCGTGCCCGTGCGGGACCACCATGGGCCGCTGGGCTCGCACCCAGCTGCTGGCCAGGGTGTGCCAGGAGACGGCGGTGGCCATGCAGGCGTGCGAGGTGTCGGCGTGCGCGTGGGACATGTCCATCGAGGTGCGGCTGAACGGCCTGGTGACGGGCCGCAGCTACGAGCAGGTGTCGCAGGCCTTGCTCCTGCACCGCCTCTGCCCCCTCAAGATGCACTTCCTGGGCTTCCGGGCCGACTCCCTGGCGCCCAGGCAGTTCTTCTACGTCCTGCGACTGGCCCGGCCCGAGCTCTTCACCTCCCTGGAGGTGGTGCACAACGTCCCGCTGGAGGCGGCCCACCTGGAGGTGCTGCTCTCCCGGGTGGAGTTCCCCCGGCTGCGCTCCCTGGCGCTGCCCGCGGGGGCGCTGGATGTGAGGAGGCTGGGCTCGGATGAGGACGACCTCCTGGCCACGCTCGGCCGCCTGCTGGCACGACTCACCCGCCTCACCCGTCTCTCGCTGGGCTTCTCCGTGCTCACTGGCCACATACGCAGACTGCTCAG TCCTCTCTCCACAGCACTGGAAAGTCTGGAGTTGTCCAACTGCTGCCTGAGCCGGGTGGACATGACCTACCTGTCCAACAGCCTGCACAGTGAGAACCTGGTCCACCTGGACCTGAGCGGTCACCAGGTCACGGCCGCCTTAGCCGCTCCCTTCCACAAGCTGCTGGGCCGCTGCTCGTCCACGCTGGCCACGCTGGTGCTGGAGGAGTGTGGCGTGGAGGACGCCCACGTGGACGCCCTGGTGGGCGCGCTGAGCCGCTGCCGGGCGCTGGAGGAGCTCAAGCTGCTGGGCAACCCTCTGACCTCTTGGGGGCTGCGGGGGATCTTCTCCGCCTTGTCCGCTGACTTCCCCAAGCTGCGGTACGTGGAGATCCCGGTGCCCCGCGAGTGCTACCCGGAGGACGCCGCCTACCCGCTGGACGACGCCGTCCTTCTGCGGTACGACCGGGCGCTCTTCGGGGAGGTCCGGGAGCAGCTGCTGGGGGTCCTGGCGGGCGCCGGCAGAGGCAGCGTGGAGGTGTGCACCCCGCTGATGGGCGTCTATGACGCAGACCTCAAGGAGACCAGCAACGAGCTGGGGGTGTCCATGCTCAAGTCCTTCCACGCGGTGGTGGAGAACTTCCTGGACACGGTCACGGAGGTGGACGAGCGGAGGAGCCAGAAGAACTGA